A region of the Sodalis ligni genome:
GGTAGGCCGGCGGTGGGCGGAATTTCCACCAAGGGAGGGAAGCGCGTCACGAAACGGCGGTCTCGCCTTTGGCCAGGCAGAGGATGCCCGATAATATCAGCAGGCCGCCGATGGCCTTTACCGGATTGAGCTGGTCGTCAAATAGCCAGACGGACACCAGGGTGACGCTGATAATTTCAAGATGCGACGCGGCAAAGGCCGGCCCCACCGGGGCATATTTCAACAGGGTCATCCAGGTAAAAAAAGCGCCGATGTAACCGATAAAGGCGCCGTAGATCCACGGATGGCCGAACACGCGAACCAGCCATTGGACATCCATCATCAGCGGCGCGGCGTGCAGCGAGGCGTATTTAAAGCTCACCTGGGCCAGGGTATCAAACAGCATCAGCGCCAGGAAGCCGAACACATAAAAGCGTTTCATCATTCGATACCCACAACCAAAACACCGCAGGCGATAAGCAAAATGCCTATCAGCCGCCATTTGCTCAGGCTTTCCTTGAACCAAATGCGGCCGACTACCATGATGGCTACAATATTGATTGAGCCCAGCATGACCCCAACCGACAATGGCACCAGCGACAAGAAGGCCAGCCACAACAGGAATTCGAATACATAGCTGAAAATACCGACCCAAATCCATTTATGGGACAGCATATGGCGCCAATGGGCCAGGCCGGAATAGGCTGTACCGGACAATGCGGCGGCTTTGAAAGCCAGCTGGCCCAGCGTATCCACCAGCACGTTCATCACCCATAGAAGAATGGTTAATTTGCTCATGACCTGGTCTTGTATCCCTTTGTCATGCGCTCTGCATCGTCGAATTCAGCCCTGCCTGCAGGCCCGGGACGCTAAGCTGGCTGCCGCCGTTACGATCCGTCTGCGGAACGTTTTGCTGAATGAAGGTTATGGAACGGGATACCAGCTCCCGTCGGTCGTTATCAATAGTAATCATATGGTAGCTGTTTTTCAGCAGTACCATCTTCACCGGCCCGCGAACGTTATCACGTACCAGTTCGCCGTTGCGGCGATGGGCGATATCGTCATTTTCCGCATGCATAATCAAGCAGGGCGAGGTTATCCGGTGCAGCGAGCGGCGCACGTTCCGCGTCAGGTAAACCAGCTGGCTCAAGGAAGGCCAGGGGTTGCCCGCCAAACCGGCCGCGCCGCTGTCGCCGCTTAACATGCTTTGGGAAATTTTACGGCGCAGCTGCTCGTTGCGTATGCCGTAGGGCGGCTCTTCGTTGAAGATACGGCGGCGGCCGAGATGGAGTATATCCGTCATTATCAGGAACCCCGGCGCCAGTATTCGCGTAATGAGCGGAACCGTCCAGCCGTCGAAGCGGAACGTCGCGCCGTACACCAGCACGCCGCGGGTGCGCTCTGGAAAATCGGATGCATATTTCAGCGCAAGTACCGCCCCCATCGACAGGCCGCCGACATACAGATAATCAACCTGCGAGCGCAGTTTCTCCGCGGCGTCGATAACGCTTTGGTACCAGTCTTTCCAATTGGTGGCGATGAGATCGTCCACATCGCCGCAATGGCCGGCCAGCTGCATGCCGTAGACGGTAAAACCGGCCCGATTGAATTCCCGCCCCACTCCCCGCATTTCGGTGGGCGTACCGGTCAGGCCATGGATCAACAGAACGCCGATGTTGCCGCCTTCCAGC
Encoded here:
- a CDS encoding DMT family transporter, with the translated sequence MMKRFYVFGFLALMLFDTLAQVSFKYASLHAAPLMMDVQWLVRVFGHPWIYGAFIGYIGAFFTWMTLLKYAPVGPAFAASHLEIISVTLVSVWLFDDQLNPVKAIGGLLILSGILCLAKGETAVS
- a CDS encoding EamA family transporter; protein product: MSKLTILLWVMNVLVDTLGQLAFKAAALSGTAYSGLAHWRHMLSHKWIWVGIFSYVFEFLLWLAFLSLVPLSVGVMLGSINIVAIMVVGRIWFKESLSKWRLIGILLIACGVLVVGIE
- a CDS encoding alpha/beta hydrolase; amino-acid sequence: MINHHDFMLEGGNIGVLLIHGLTGTPTEMRGVGREFNRAGFTVYGMQLAGHCGDVDDLIATNWKDWYQSVIDAAEKLRSQVDYLYVGGLSMGAVLALKYASDFPERTRGVLVYGATFRFDGWTVPLITRILAPGFLIMTDILHLGRRRIFNEEPPYGIRNEQLRRKISQSMLSGDSGAAGLAGNPWPSLSQLVYLTRNVRRSLHRITSPCLIMHAENDDIAHRRNGELVRDNVRGPVKMVLLKNSYHMITIDNDRRELVSRSITFIQQNVPQTDRNGGSQLSVPGLQAGLNSTMQSA